The genomic region GCACAATAACCCTTTGGGTAGGGTTTAGTTGACACAATACAGGGTATGGAAGTATAGAGAAGATCCATAGGCAAACCCTCCAGTCTAGCCCTCCCCTGGCCTGGGTCCCCAGAGCTGGTGACCTCTTGGCTGAGGCCTACCCCACAGTCCTCGCCTGCCTTCCCTCTATCCGCTGAGATCTGGCCCCCAGCTTCTTTGGCCACTGAAGCAGCTTAATGAGTCCAGGTCACGTGGGCTGTGCTGCTGCCTGTGGGGAGGGCCCCAGCCCCCACTGGCCACCCAACCAGGCCCTGACGTCAGCGACATTAACCATCCACCAGGCTTGTCTAATCTCTGGTCGGTGGCTGGGCCACGTTAGTCCCACCAGAACCAGAGCTGAAGGCTGTGAGGGCCCTTAGGGACACCTTGAGGTTGCAGGTCAGGCAGGGATGGTGGTGGCTGGAGGTGCTCACAGTAAATGCCCTCTACCCACAAGACTAGGGTGTGGCCACTGTGCCTACTCTGGATTAGCTCTCTCTGATCCTCTGCCCTGGACTGTGAATTAAGCATTGGGTACCCATTGATCCTGCTCCTTAGGCTGCAATTACACTGGTATGGTGAGTGGAGCTGAGAAGACTTCTGGCTTGGAGACTCAGGGCCCCCTCCCATACTTGCTGGCATGGATAGGGCAGCTTAAAGCCAGGTAGCATCCCCAGCCCAGGGGATCCAGGAATACAGGTCCTGAATCCCAGATCCTGTGGTCAGAACTATGTGTGGGAGAGGACTTCCTAGAGGGTGGGGTCCAGCCCCTGCATGGCGTTTGggcttctctctgccccttgCCCAGGAAGGCTGGGGAGCTCATTACCTTTCTTCCAAGACAAGGTGGCTATGTGGAAGACCCCATTAGCCTCCCTCCCCTGACAGATTCCTCCCTCTCAAGCCTACCACCTTCAGCTCCTCAAAGCCTTCTGTCTTCTGGCTTGCCTCCCTCATTAAATCCCGCTTTCACTCTCCCCTGCCCCACCTTGCTCCAGTAAACTGCTCAGGCAGAGGGTTGTTAGTAAAGAAGAGCAGCCCCAGCTCAGCCAGGCCCAAGATCACTCAGCGGGGGCCCTGAACCACTAGCCCAAGCCCTATCCTTCCTTCAGGCCTCGGATCAGCACCAGCATGGCTGCCCACATGTGTCCTGGGCTCCCTAAGGCATCCAGTGTCCTCGCCACCGCCCTGTGCTCAGGCCTTGGCACCCTCACTCTCCCCTCTCTAGCCCCCCTCAGGCTTACAGCTCCACCCTCCACCTGGACATTGAGGATTCTGCCCACATGCTGCCTTCTGCCCAGCCCCAAGTATCTATCTGCCTCCTGAACATCTCCCCCAAGTGGCCACAGGTCCAGAAAACTCAGTCCGTCTAATACTCATCTGTGGTCCCAGCTTAGTCAACTGCACAGATCCAGACCCTTGTCGCTGAGTCCTTCCTTGCAGATCCTGGCCCCATGGGGTAATGAGGACATATGTCTCTTCCTCATGGACCCCTCAGCcccactcctctcctcccccatgcCTGCTCACACTGGCCCCCAGGAAAAATGTGTACTcctataaatatgtttttatgaaaagttttaatgattattttttccataagcagatttggaaaatattattgatgatttattttcattaaagccaggaaaataaaattataaattctgttttaggtataaataaaatatttaagcttAAAATGATATTGTGAGTTTTAATGTAcctactttcaatttttcaatgttttttcaaCTACTTTAATGTTCTGTAAAAACATTAACCattgaaaatacataaaaacaagtCTAGGAGTGGACATTTTTCCTCTTGCTTCAGGCTCCAAGATGGCTTGACAGGGCTCTCTTTGatcttgtctttatttaaaattttgatattttgttcctCATGGATTTCCTTTgcaataattttgatttttaggaGTATTGCATTaacatattatttatcttgattactgaattTTTTGGCACAACCTTAAATTTTGTACCAGAAGTGAGGTCCTCATTTGCCTCACCCTGATCCCAGCCCTGCAGTTATGTCCTAGCTTCAAGGGCTTCCAAGACCCATTGTCTTCTGGAGGAagcccaggccctcaggctggCATTTGGCACCTGCCCATTGTCTCCCCACCCCATGTCCCCCTTCCCTGCTCCTTCTCCGCTGAACTGTGGCCCGTGTTCCTGGGCATTACACATTCTACTGTCCCCACCAGACTGAACTTCCACCTCAAAACTCCCTCTTGATCCAAGACTGTCCCTGTGAACATCTCCCATGGCTCCTTTCCCCCTCATTCCTCCTCAAGAGACACAAGTTGGTCCCATGGCCCCAAGAGTGCCCCCTGCCATGTCAGGCCAGGTGCTTCTCCCTGGAAGGGACTATCTTCCCACTCATGTCCAGCCCAGCACTGGGCACTGAATATTTAAATGCCCGCGACTCGCGATAATTaatgctctcccctctccccaagaAAGGACAGCTGGGCCCTGATGTAAAGGTTTATTACAGAGTCCGTGCATCCAGCTAAGTGGAGGGCAAATGGTGCCTGGCCTTGCTAGATGAAGCTCTTTGTCCTCACCTGCAGCACAGACTCCAGCCCACCGGCATCCGAAAGGACTCAGTGCCTGATGAGGAAGCAGGGAGCAGGGATGTGGGGCATGGGCCTTTGTCCctgatggttcaggcatggccctcaGTTTTTCCTGCCAGGTAATGGGCCCTGAGTGGAAAGGGTGAAAGAAGCTGCTGGCAGGGACAAGAGGGTCACCTAGGTTTGCTTATGACCTCACCTGCGGTAGACCCCTCTGGGCACAACCTAGGCATCCATCCTGTCCCAAATCCTCTGCCTGGGGCTGATCGATGGGAGCTGAACTCTGCCCCCAGCCACCCCTCAGGACAGCTCGACTATTGGCCATAGCTGGTGTCAACAGTACCCTCCCTCAACAGACCATGCCCTTGACCTGAGGGCCTGGAGTACTGTGGGTGGCTGGGTAAGGTAGAACATGGATCTGGTGTCCAAGGACGGACAGAGGGGGAAGAGCTTGTGGGGGAAGGGGCTAGGGGGTTACTCTAAACCTGGAATGTGGGGAAGAGTCCAGCTTGAGTCTCTCCCTAGCACCTAGGGGCTCCCAGGCCTACCCCTACTCATTAATTCATCTATGTAGGAGCTGCACAGGCCAGAGCTGGCTTGGACTTTGGACCCCTGAAGTTGCTGAGAAGGACAGTCACTGGCCACTGGGTAGACAGGTGTCAGACTTGTCACATGGAGGTGGTAAGGCTGGTATGGGCTGATGGTAGGCAACAGGACTGCGTGGAGGAGGGATCTCTGCCTGCCCCACTGCCCTTCATGAAACTCTGGGAGGGAGGGCTATTTGCTGAGCCCAGACCCACCAGGTGAGTCACGGGCGAGAGCTGTAGGAGACTGGTCGGTCCTGCACTGCTGAGTCACTGTGAGCTCTGGCACCCCAAGTCTTGCCTGTTCCTAGCTGGGGCTGGCTGTGGTGGGTCCTGGAGGCTAGTGCAGCCAGGCCACGAAGGGCAGCGCTGGGGTTGGGGGCAGTGGACTCTAGGAGACCTGGGAGCCATAGGGGAGGCTCCGGGCTTTGGGTCTGTGGCTGGTGGGGCCACAGGCTGGGGCCCAGGAGTCCTGGGAAGCTGATAGGGTCCTGTGGGCTGGGGCTACAAGGCGGCTAGGGCTAAAAGGTCTCAGGGACACAAATGAGTTCAGGCACCTGTGAAGAGAAAAGGAACCATGTCAACATCCTTGAGCCCCAAAATAATTTGGCTTAGGCTGAGAGACATGTGGAGGTGGGTTTGGAAGCAGTGACACCTGGGGATCTGGGCGGGGTCAAGAGACATTAAGTAGGTGGGACTTGTGACCCAGGGGAGGGACCTGTGGCAGTGGGGTGGAACCTGAGGAACCAGGGTGGGGCCTAGAAGCAGTAGAGTCCAGGCAGTGCTGTGAGTCTGGAGAGCTGGGGCGAGGTCTGCTGTAGTGATGTGGGGTGGGGAGCTGAGGACCGGGCTTGGGGTACTGAGACAAAGGGGCACGACAGGGAGCATCCGGGCCCGCGAGGGGCCCACCTCAGAAGAGGCCGCAATCTTTCAGGTTCTCCTTGATGATGATGTCGGTGACAGCGTCGAAGACAAACTTGACGTTCTGCGTGTCGGTGGCGCACGTCATATGGGAATAGATCTCCTTCACGTCGCGTCGCATGTTGAGCTCGAGGAACTGCACCTTGATGTAGTTGCCCGCGTCCTCGTAGGTGTTGGGCCCTGGCGGGGGAGGGGGCTATCACTCCCTGCGGATCCTTCCCGCAGCGCCGCGCGGGGAGCGCAGGCCGAGGTCGAGCGTGGGGTTGGGGCGCCGCCTGGCGGCCGGGCCGGGGGGGGCGGTCTCACCGTTGTAGTCCGGGAAGCAGATGCTGAGGTGCGCCTTTTTTATCTTCTCCGAGAAAACGTCCTTCTTGTTGAGGAAGAGCACGATGGACGTGGTGGCGAAGTAGCGGTGGTTGCAGATGCTGTTGAACAGGTGCAGGCTCTCGTGCATGCGGTTctgaggagggcagaggctgtcAGGCACCACGGGGAGAGATGGGCAGCTGCCCCCCGCGCGGCCTCGGCCGACGAGCCGACCcctcctctctgggctctggggcAGCCGGGGCCTCCCCTCTCTGACAGCCCCAAGTCTTCCAGGGTCCCCCTCAGTGGGGCTGCtggctgcctcctctcctgcttcAGACAGCTCTGGAACGAATATCCCCTCGCAGACGCTCCGGCTTCCGCAACACTGTCTCCCGCCTCCCCCCTCAACACACGGGCCCTGCTTGGCACTCACCACTTCATCATCCTCCACTAGCACCATGTCGTAGGCGCTCAGTGCCGCGATGAAGATGATGCAGGTCACACCCTCGAAGCAGTGGATCCACTTCTTGCGCTCCGAGCGCTGTCCACCAACATCGAACATCCTGCCAGGCCATTGGCGCCTGAACCCACGCATCCAGGCCTCTGGACGTGCCCACAGGCATCCCCTCGCCTCCTAATGCCGGCTGGGGGGTGCTCAGAGGGGATTGGCATCTGAAGGGCCGGGCCTTTCCGTGGGCAGGGTGTCTCAGAAGGGGCAGGGTCTCTAGTAGGGACGGGGCCTCGGGGCGGTAAACTCGTGGGCAGGCCCCGGGAGTGAGAGCGAGGGTGGTTGTACCGGAAGTTGAGGTCCTTGAAGGAGAACTGCGTCTCAATGATGCCCGTGGTCTTGACACGCGAGCGCAGCACGTCCTGCTCAGTGGGCACATAGCCCGGGGTTACCAGGCGCTCCAGGTCGGAGAGGTAGCTGCGGGAGACCCCGGGGTGTGGGTGGGGTTGGGTGGAGGGGGTGTGACAGGACCCTGCCCGCACCCCCGTGCCCTGCCTGTGCGCTCACTAGCCAGCGGAGTCGTTGAGCTGGTACTCCGAGGCGCGATCGAAACAGGCCTGAATACCCGAGTCCTTCCACAGTCGCTGGATGATGTCCGACATCTCTTTGGGCATCGTGCCCTCTTCGATGGTGTCTGCCATGTGCATCAGCTTCCGGGCATCGTCCTGGGGTCAGGGCGGGAGTGGTTGGTGTGACCgtgggcccagccctgggcctcgAGTACCCAGAGGCCCTGCTCAGCCCGCCTCCTGGCACACCTGGCGCGCAGAGTCTCCGTATTGGATGTTGAGCGTAGTCATGGCGCGCACGATGGCCAGGATGGACTGCAGCGTGTTGCCGTAGATGATGGCAATGAACTCGAGGCACTCTTCCAGCGAGTACCCATCCTGGTGGATAATCCTGCGGCCGAGGTGAACCGGGTCAGCGACTCATGGGCGGCTGGGGAAGGACAGGCCCCATTCACGCACCCATCCCCAGGGTCCTGGGACGGGCAGGGGTACTCACTTCATCTGCTTGACAATGGTGCTCTTCCCGGACTCACCTGCACCTGGAAGGGAAGCCCCGGTGCCTCAGAGCCACGCTGACCTCACCTCCCCCAATTCCACccgcccgcccccaccccctccccgggAAGCCCGGAAGATGGCTAGGGGGACACAGGGCTTAAGCCCAACCCCCAGTCCCACCTGttttccccccacccctcaaagaTTCTGATACCCTGGCAGAAAAACTTTTGTAAATATCAGGAGTGACGGAGAGGGGCTGACGAGGGACATCAGCGACCTCAACTGTGCTGGCGAGCCTCGAAGATGCTGATATACGAAGTCTTTATTAGTCTGAGACCAAAATAAAGACAAACTGGAGCGCCACCTTGTGAAGAGTTCTTGTACTGCACGCACGAGATTATTTGAGCTGGGTCAACCCCTGCTTTTCATCTGAGGTGGGAGGGGAGTGTCTCCAAGAGGCTCAAAGGGAATTAGCACCTTTGGGTCGGGGAGAGGACAGAGTTGACAGCCCCTCTGAGCCTGCTCTCGCGAGGGCGTTGGGCGTAGTTAATGGGATTTCTGGTTTAGCTTCTCTGTCTTCCCCAGGATAGTCTGTCTTGGTCCCTCTGCCCACATCCAGCTGCCTGACTGGACCCTGGAGAGCCTGCGGGGGAGCCTGCACTACCCTCTCAAAGCAGCTCCTTCTTCCCTTTGGGGCGAGGCAGTGGCCTCGAGGCACTGGGTCAGCCTCATCTCCCCTCACTACCCATGGGACCAGGGACATGGCTTTCTCTATCCCCCAATGGGCATTAGTACCCCTCTACCCCCTTTAGCTGCTTTGCAGGTCTCCCAACAATAAAACGCTGGAAGCTGAGGGTCATTGTCTGTGGATCTGAGCAGTCCTAGAGGCTACCCACTCCCAGGAGCACCGTGACCTTGTCCTTCCCAAGGGAGCAGCCCTATTGTGGGGCTACCAAGGAGACCCCTCATTTCTGAGCCCTTCCCAGAAGGCCCATCAAGTGGAAGGCTGAAGCTTGAGGGAGCCCAGCCAGGGTACAAGTGTGCCTCATACACACATCTGCACAAAAATGTGGTTGGCACACACTTCTCCCGAGGGGAGGTTGCCTGAGGGAGGGCCCTCTGGAGAGGGGTCTGTGGGACACCCAGCCTTGGGGAACAGGAGTATTGCCTATCAGGCCAAGCCCTGCCAGGGCTCCCACTCTGTTCCCTGCCTTGTTGCAGGCTCATTCTTCTTCCCAGGTTACCCCTGCTTCACAGAAGGGCCACCTGCCTGCCCCCGGGCCTATGCCCTGGTGGCAATGGCCCCACTTGGGCCCACACCCCTACCCAGAAGCAGAAGTTTCACGGTTCGAGCATCCTTCTCAGCATCTTCTTTCAGCTTCTTTTCCAGCTCCCTTGAGTGCTTCTCCTCCGCACTGGCCCCAGCTCCCATGGTTCCAGCAGCAGGTGAAGGAACACGGTGGTCAGGTGGCTCTTCTGGATGGAGGGGATCCCCAGAGCCAGGCTCAGGTCAGCCTCTGGCCTCCCCAGACACCCTTCTGGCCCTAGGACTGGCAaccaactggctctccacagacCTGTGCGGGCCCTGGTGGGGCTGCTTAGTGGGATTTGGGAGCTGGAGGTACCCCAGAGCCAATCAGGGACAAGGACAGGTGAATCCAGCTCAGCCCCCAGCCCTTCTAATCAGGCTGGCATGGCCCCAATCCCTCAACTGCTGACTCTGCACTCCCCTCTACCCGCCCAACACTCCAGGAAAGATCCTGGAGACAGTCCAGCCCCTACCCTAGAGCAGGGAGATAAGTTTGGTAGGGTCCAGCCTCAGAAAGGGGAAGATAGGGCCTCGAGCCCCAGGAGCCGGGACAATAGAGGGTGGGGCTGGCAGCGGGGAGTAGAGGCCCCCTACCCAGCACTGGGCTCAGCACTGCTCCTTAGCTTGTTGTAAGCTCACACTGGCCCTGGGGGGTGGGTGCCCCATCATCagctccattttactgatgaggaagtggaggctcagagagtcaCACAGCGGGAGGTGATTGAAAAGGGTTGGGTGACTCTGGGCCAGGGTTCCATGGTCTGCAGGGAGTCAAGAGGAAAAAGTGGACCCTACATTTGCCCGGTACCAAGGGCTGGATCTGACCTGGGCAGGGCCTCTACATGCCTCCATGATTCCAATGAGCTTGGGTGGGCGTGCAtgtctgctgtgtgcctggctgTGTGTGTCTATCCTTTCCTGGCACCAACCAAGGCTATGACATGACACGTATTTGTCAGTATATACTTGTGTGTACACGTTTGTGTGTTTGTGCTTTTGTGAGTGCATGTTTATGTACACGTGTGCAAGTGTGCGCAAATGTGTAGATGTACTTTTGTGAATTTCTCTTCATGTGTACAGTGTTCATATGTGTTCATTGCTGTGCTTGTGTGGATTaacatgtgtgcatatgtgtgtgtgaatgtacaCCTGCATGTACACATGCAATGTGTGTTGGTGCACGCTGGCCTGTGTTTGTGCCTGTGTGCATGtacatttatgtatgtgtatgccTGTATGTGTACACACTTGTGTGCGCCTGTgcctgtgtgtacatgtgtactCAAGTGCAACAAAGTCTCTGATCTGCAGAGGTGGTCAGGCTCTTCAAGAGAATGTTTTGCAGGTCTGTtgtcagatggggaaactgagttcCAGAGCGGGTTTGGTGTTCTCAGGGGCATGGAGGGGTGGAGCTCATCTACCCTGTTCCTGTTCTGTCCCCAGTGGGTACTTGGGACCTGCCTAGGTGTATCTCTAGGGCACATCTGCCTCAGTATCAAGGGTCTGTGTGTGGGCTCAGATGGGACAGGGTGGGCTGCCGGGCAGAAGTGGTTCCATTGAGCCACAGTGTTGAGCTCCCAGGCTCTGGAGGTTTCCCACCTCCCATCAGAGGCCCTCCCTGGGCTCTCAGGGCCTCCTGGCTGGACTCCCTCCTGGAAACCTGGCTGCCTTTTAGTACTCAACTCTGTTGCATACCCAAGAGACCACGAGGGGGTGCCAGGGCCCCAGTTAACTGAGCATTGAAGACTGTCCCTAAACATGTGGGAAGTGGATACCGGCTCCTACTATTGGCTGGTGGCTTCACTATCTACCCTGTTGGATGAGAGGGATCTGTCCAGGAGCAACAGATCATTTGTGTCACTTTCAGCCTTCAGGTTCCATCCATCCTCCACCTCCCACATTGCAAGTGGGCCCTGGGGGTCTCTGCAGCCCCTTATATACTCGAGGGGTTTGGGGTGGTACAGGAGCCCAGGATTGCTAAACCAGCAAAAACCTGGTTTCTATATATTGGGTTTATTTAAAGTAGTCAGGCCAATCCACTGCCTCCCAGTCTCCACCTGGCTCCTCTTACCTGCCAGGTATAGCCCTAAGCCCTGCTAGATCCCTGACCTCCCCAGCTCTTAGCTTCCCCTGCCAAGGCTTGACTCATTAATTTGGTCCAGGGCCCCCAGCcccacttccttctctcctgcagctccccatctctcctccttGCCTTCCCCACTTCTGGACATTTGCTCATGCTGGGCCCTCTGCTGAGAGCTGgctggaaggaggcaggaagaatGGGAATTTTATCGACTCTCAGGGCGGAGGAAGCTGGACTGTGAGGGCTGTGGCTTTGTCTTGCCAGTTCTGAGTCTTTAGTGCCCAGGACAAGGCCAGACACAAAGCCAGGTGAGAAAGCAGCATTGAATAATGATCAAAcagttgaatgagtgaatgaaagtgaatggaatgagtgaatgagtgaagagGTGTGGGAACTGGTGGCCAGGCCACATGGTGGGGAGATCAGGAGAGACAGAATCTGGGCACAGGCTGGACCCCCATCCTCCCTCCTCTGCCAAGGAGAAAAGCCAAAGTCCAGTCCCAGAGCCAGTGTTTATTAGCAAGATGGAACCCAAGGGCAGCTGTGGCCTGAGCAGCAGAGGGCCACCAGGAGCCCCTACCCACCTACCCAACTGCCCCCCAGAGCTATTTACACCCATCACCTGAAGTGGTGGGCAGAAGGGAACCCTGAAGAGCTGCTGCAGGCCCCAAGCCTCCACCATGCCCCGctcccccagcccttcctgctcCTGGCCTCTCTGCTATTCTCCCAGGCCCTGGGTCACAGTGGCCCAGAAAAAGCAGAGGTAGAGTggccaggaagggagggaggaggggctggaggtgcTGCAGCACCCAGGTGGGGCTCTTCTCCTGTCCCCAATAAATACAGAATAAATACCCGGGAAGGGGCTGGCCTTGACTGAGTGCCCCCCTCCCAGGCAGGGGCTGGCATCCTGTGACCacctcttcttcccttctctgagtgcatctgagcccccagcccccaccccgagTCTCTGAAGCAGTCCTCGCATCCACATCTATGCCAGCGGCACAGGTTGACAGCACACATTGACAAAGGTGTACAGTCCATGCCGCATCCAGGTAGAGCTTGCTCCCTCCGTGTCCTGTAGATCCCAGTGGTGGTGTCGAGCAGGTAGACTCCCAGCTGAGTCTAGGGACTGTGTAGTCCTGGCCTGGCCCTGCCAACTGGCTGGGCCTGGTTTGGTGGGCTCTGTTTTCTGCCATCTCTGACCAGCATGGGTTTAAGTTCTGGGTGATGCTGCCGCTGAGGCAGGCTATATACAACCCACCAATAAATACTGTCTTTGCAGGGGCAGGGTGTGTATAgaatatagatattttatatatttatatatatttatatatatatatcttttatattaaAAGAGACAAGGGCTAGGCTGGCCCATGGCAGGGCGCAGACAGCTGGCCTcatgtgtccggcgggtggtggCGGCGGTTCCGGGGCTTTTTCTGGTCCTGGGGTTCAGGAGGCCGGGGTGCCCCTGGGGcatccctggggctggggggcacGTGGCGCCAGTAGCCCTGGCAGTACTGGTGGATGAGGCCCACTTCTGGCTGGGCCAGCAGCTGGGCCAGCTCCTGGTAAGGGGGCGTGGGGAGGCCAGCGCCTGCAGGTGGAGGGGCGCTCACAGCTGGTGGTGGGAAGAGGGCAGCATGGACAGCGTCCCGGCCCAGTACATGCAGCTGCACTCGTGTGACGACATGCTTGAAGTTGTTCTCGGTGGCTGTGCAGGAGTAGAGGCCGCGGTCCCCGAGCTGCAGGGCACGAAGCAGCAAGCCCTGCTCTGTGCGCAGGAAGCGGTCCTCTGCACGGATCTGCAGGGGTAGGGGGCGGGGGCTCAGGGACTGTTTGACCACTCTGCTGCCGCAGCCAGCTCCCTGATCAGACCACCTTTGTGGCCAATCCATGTAGGGGTACCCATGTGGAATTTCCATATACCAAGAAAAACCACATAACATTTGAAGAAGGCACCAATACACATTTCCACTTCAGGAGGGATGACCATAAGGGGATTCTGTACAATGAGAGAATTTTGGAGCATATACACAGAACTTCTATTTAATGAGAATACTCAATTGGGGCACCCTCATGGAGTTTCCATATAAAAAGGGATGCCTTGGAAGTGTTCCCTTAAAATGAGGGCTACCCCACAGAATGTCCATATACTGGAACTCAACCAAGTGATGTTTCCACACAACGAGGTGTACTTCCAGTGGAGAACACACCTGGAATTTTCATGTAAAGAGGCATGCCTATAAATGGTTTTCATATACCATGGAAACTCGACAGCGTTTCCATATAACTAGTCGCCCAAATGATTTCCATGTAGGGAAAGGAGTTTGGAGGGGCTTTCTTAGAACGAGGGCTTCCCCAGATTGGCCCCTATGCCACATTCCACCCACGTGGAATTTCTACTGTACAAGGGACGCCTGCATCCACAGCGAGGACTGTGGGGCACAGGAAATCACCTCACGACGCCGGTCACTGGGATCTCGCTGGAACAGCCACTTAACAGTTGCCTGGGGTGAGCGGGGCTGGCACTCAAGGAAGGCTGCACTGCCCGCCACACCATACTGCACCGACTCCACGGCATTCTTGTTGGCTGTAGAACAAGAGGGCGCTGTGGGGAAGCAGCATTGCCTCTGGGCAGACTGCAGGCTAGCAAGGGGCAGCACTGAGGAGCGCATACAGGACACCCATTCATAAAGGCAGGGCTGGCCATCAGGCAT from Equus caballus isolate H_3958 breed thoroughbred chromosome 16, TB-T2T, whole genome shotgun sequence harbors:
- the GNAT1 gene encoding guanine nucleotide-binding protein G(t) subunit alpha-1 — translated: MGAGASAEEKHSRELEKKLKEDAEKDARTVKLLLLGAGESGKSTIVKQMKIIHQDGYSLEECLEFIAIIYGNTLQSILAIVRAMTTLNIQYGDSARQDDARKLMHMADTIEEGTMPKEMSDIIQRLWKDSGIQACFDRASEYQLNDSAGYYLSDLERLVTPGYVPTEQDVLRSRVKTTGIIETQFSFKDLNFRMFDVGGQRSERKKWIHCFEGVTCIIFIAALSAYDMVLVEDDEVNRMHESLHLFNSICNHRYFATTSIVLFLNKKDVFSEKIKKAHLSICFPDYNGPNTYEDAGNYIKVQFLELNMRRDVKEIYSHMTCATDTQNVKFVFDAVTDIIIKENLKDCGLF